In Mastigocladopsis repens PCC 10914, a single window of DNA contains:
- the ctpB gene encoding carboxyl-terminal processing protease CtpB gives MNRSAKRYSPLQLAFISGAIASTATLSAFGSVWCRSVRAALQDSPKAVVDVVWQLVNREYVDGSFNKQDWLAVRQSLLSKDYTSQQEAYTAIRQALEKLGDPYTRFMDPKQYEALTNQTSGEVSGIGIRMELNEQTKKLTVIEAIENSPALKAGIRSGDWIVAIDGKPTSQMKAEDASNLIRGRAGTKLTLRLGRNGQSAFDVNLTRASIEVPTVRYSLKQEGNRRVGYIRLREFSAHAGTQMRRAIRDLNAKQVDGFVLDLRSNPGGLLQASIEIARMWMDNGAIVKTVDRKGGSEETKANHTALTKRPVVVLVDNNSASASEILTGALKDNNRAVVVGSQTFGKALVQSVHELADGSGVAITIAHYYTPKGTDINHKGIAPDIKLDLTEAQQRQLAANPDLLGTKNDPQYARALAVLSSNSFARPTQQNQPLQQQPMSNRATDLKF, from the coding sequence GCGGAGCAATCGCCTCAACTGCTACATTGTCCGCATTTGGTTCAGTTTGGTGTCGCTCCGTGCGTGCCGCTCTCCAAGATAGCCCGAAAGCGGTAGTCGACGTAGTCTGGCAACTAGTGAATCGTGAATATGTAGATGGCTCATTTAACAAACAAGATTGGTTAGCAGTTAGGCAAAGTCTGCTCAGTAAAGACTATACTTCCCAACAAGAAGCATACACTGCTATCCGCCAAGCATTAGAAAAATTGGGGGACCCTTACACTCGGTTTATGGATCCCAAACAGTATGAAGCCCTAACTAATCAAACATCTGGGGAAGTCTCTGGAATTGGCATTCGGATGGAATTGAACGAGCAAACCAAGAAGCTCACCGTTATCGAAGCCATAGAAAATTCCCCTGCACTCAAAGCTGGTATTAGATCTGGCGATTGGATTGTGGCAATTGACGGCAAACCCACAAGCCAGATGAAAGCGGAAGATGCGTCAAACCTAATTCGCGGCAGAGCAGGTACTAAGTTGACTTTGCGGCTAGGAAGAAATGGGCAGAGTGCTTTTGATGTGAATCTGACACGGGCAAGTATTGAAGTGCCGACAGTGCGTTACAGCTTGAAGCAAGAAGGCAATCGCCGCGTTGGTTATATACGCCTGCGAGAGTTCAGTGCTCATGCTGGAACTCAGATGCGACGCGCTATCCGCGATTTGAATGCTAAACAAGTCGATGGCTTTGTATTGGATTTGCGTAGCAACCCTGGCGGTTTGTTGCAGGCGAGCATTGAAATTGCCCGGATGTGGATGGATAACGGTGCCATTGTCAAGACTGTGGACCGTAAGGGAGGAAGTGAAGAAACTAAGGCAAATCACACTGCCCTGACAAAACGCCCTGTGGTGGTACTAGTGGATAACAATTCAGCTAGTGCTAGCGAAATCCTGACGGGCGCACTCAAGGATAATAACCGAGCGGTCGTTGTTGGCAGTCAAACCTTTGGTAAAGCCTTAGTACAGTCGGTTCATGAACTCGCAGATGGTTCCGGCGTAGCTATCACTATAGCTCATTATTACACTCCTAAGGGAACAGATATCAATCACAAAGGGATTGCGCCAGATATCAAATTAGACCTAACAGAGGCACAACAACGTCAACTAGCAGCAAATCCAGATTTGTTAGGAACTAAGAATGACCCTCAATATGCACGAGCACTAGCAGTTCTATCTAGCAACAGCTTTGCTCGACCCACTCAGCAAAATCAACCATTGCAACAACAACCCATGAGCAATCGCGCTACAGATTTGAAATTTTAG